The DNA segment atctttcaggaaaaaaaaactaagggtTTTGATTATGGTCCCTGACGTTAGTATAAGTGTGGTGGGTCTATTTTGGTTCCAAAACCTCTACTCACTTGGTGTTAATATTTGGTATCGTCTGAGGCTCTCTAATTTTATCCTCTGCCAACAGAATTATCATTTTGAAAATTGAAACCTCGTCTGGCTTTTCTCTTGGGTTCCCAATTAAGATTTgtattttcattgtttttaaaatatttatgaaattttggGCGCTTGTCTTGGTTGATTTCTGGCTATTGCATATCTTCTTGGTTTTTTAATGGAATATCAAATATGAGAATGATATGACTACAACATTAGTCATTAATAGCGCCTGTAGCTCAGTGGATAGAGCGTCTGTTTCCTAAGCAGAAGGCCGTAGGTTCGACCCCTACCTGGCGCGTAGTTACTTGTGCATCACTTTCTTTTTTAACGACTTTTCACTTAAATCTGAAGCGAAAAGGAGCCTCGTCGAGTAAGCAAAACGAATCATGCCGCCATGTAACTGAGAGGGGTATATATATTCCTTTGTAAAATCCAGATCATGCCGCCATgtactctctctttctttttccaGGTAAATTACACCTCACATAACTAAATCTTTAGCCGTTCATGTCAACGCAATCACTACCATctcctcaaaaaaaaaaaacaaacaaaactcaaaACTTCCTGcgccaaaaaatcaaaaacaatattctgaagaagaacaaaaaaagaaagagatttcTTAGGGTTCTTTCAAAAAccagaatattttattttatctttaccTATTTTGTTAATTTCAAACCTTCTAATTACGACATTTTCTCCATTTTTAGTTTAATTGATTTTGGCTTTctggaggaaaaaaaaaaacgttttctGGGTCGTCGAGAGGTAAAGGCTTCAACCTCCGTTCTCATATTCCTCTGAATCTCTCTATTACGATTAGAGAATTGAGATTCTAGTTAATCTAATTGAAGTTTCGTGTTTCCCGCAGAATCGGCTTCACCTGGAAACTATTTTCCCgagaaaaaaatcatcattCCCGGAAAACAACTGCAGCATCAATCATTTTCGATTTTCTTCTAATCATGTCTCGCATTCGGTTCAGGTCTTCTCCTACTCTGTAATTTCGATTAGTTCGTGATAATCCTCGGATTAGCTTTTAGATTGAATCGAGAATGGAATCGAGAGATCTAATCCAATGCTGCGACTGTGGATGCCACCATTCCTCTCCACGCTCTAACAACAACCAATTCTCTAACAATCCCAAAGTCCACATCGAGAACGAATGCGAATTGCTTCGCCAAACAGTCACATCTCAACAACAATCGATCCAAGACCTCTACGACGAGCTCGAAAAGGAGCGCAACGCCGCCTCCTCGGCCGCGGACGAGTCCATGAACGTGATGCAGAGGCTGCAGCACGACAAGGCCGAGCTCCAGATGGAGCTCAGGCAGTACAAGGTTTACGCCGGGGAGAAGATGGAGCACGATCTCCAAGAGATTTTGGCCTTGGAGGAGGTGGTTAGTCAAAGAGAGCAGACGATCTTGGCTCTTGAGTGCGAAGCTCAGGGCTATAAGCATAGGATGATGAGTTATGGGATCACTGAGGGAGAAGCTAATGGTGACATGAGCTTGGTTGATGCTTATGATTATGATTATGAGTATCCTTCTTTGAAGTGTAATATAAATGAGAATCAAGATTCTTTAGGTGCTGATGTTTATGTTGCTGATGATGAGAACTATCCACCGGCGGATTCGCCACGTGGGAGAGTTCATTTGAGGAGTTTGGATCAAAGAATCAGCCAGATCGAGACGAATCCTAGCCTGGATGGTGGTTTCAGGGTTGCTTCAGAGAAGGATGATGTTTTTGTTGAATCTGAAAACTACAAACATGTCTCGTATACAGAGAATGATGATAATGCTAAAGGAGGTGGTGACTCGTTGGATATAGGAGATGAGATGAGTGATAGAGTTTATACTATTGACTCTGGCCATCACGGCGGCGTAACTGAGCAGAAGGTAGAGGTTGGGAATGTGGAACAAGTGGAGCACGGTGATCCTGATATAACGAAACTCTACATGAGGCTTCAGGCGCTGGAGGCTGACAGGGAGTCTATGAAAGAAGCGCTTCTTTCTATGAGGACTGAGAAGGCTCAGATGGTGCTGTTGAAAGAACTCGCTCAGCATTTGTCGAAGGAAGTTGTGCCTCAACGGAGGTTGCCTTTAAGGAAAACATCCGCTGATGGGACATTGGCTTTTACGCCTGTCTTTAAGGTGGTTCTTGAGTTGTCCTGTTTTCGTTATTTAAGCATCCACTGATAGGAAGCTTCTTCAAAATCTGTGTCTCACATTCTTAACTTGATCTTTTGATTGTTATTGGTATGCAGTGGATCACATCGTTTGTTTCCTGGAGAAGAAAGGCTCGTCAAAGCAAGTAAGTAGTCCTGTAAACAAACCTTTGGATAGTTTctgtttagcatatattattgCTACATGAAGTTTTGTTTGtgaaaaatacttgaaaaaCATTTAGTTTGATAGTTAGAAGTTACTGTTGTTTTATAAGGAGGTGATTTTGAAACTTGCATTCGTCTCTGTTCCAAATGAAAATGGTGTAGGTACATGTATGGGATGTCAACAAACAGCATGGGTCTGCAAATGGTTCTAGAAAAGGTCCCTCGATCACGGAATTGGCGATGTCTCAGGAGCACACAAGTGTGAAACATATCTAATCCATTCAAGCAAACAAAACCACTCTCCTGACTTCTAGAACGCCAAGTCAATTACTGTTGAACTTAATTTCGAAAAGTGTTACGGAGAGGTAAAATTTGTGTCTTTCTCCTGCTCGAACTGCGAATCTTGTTCCCAGGTTGTGGAGAAAATGTTTGTCCTGTGcggtttgttttattttttcattctgGTCCCCAACATTTTAACTGTTTGTATAAAGAATGGGGTTGAAGAGAAGAGTGATTTATTACTGAGAGGCTATACAATCTTTGTatggttttgttttcttgttctaTTCACGAACACATGCTGCATGTGTTAAGACCTTCCAGACTGACAACTCATTGTTCAAACCAACGTATTGCATATTACTGACAAAGAAATTTTCTTATTAGATATTTACAATCAAAATTCTATATctgtaaaacttaaattttgaGTATTTGTAATGGACTGATCTTAGGAACTGCTAGACTTTGGATGGGTCTTTCTACCACAAGGTTCTCGACCTTTACACGCACGCTTTATAGCCCAAGTTCGACTAAAAGTCCCATGTAAATGTGGAATAAATATATCCCTAGGTGCGCCAGTGAAGACTCCTAAGTCTCGGTATCTGTCGTGAAGCTAGAAGAAAAAGTGATTCAATTGCATGCATCTTCAGAATGTTCTACTTGTACATTATACAAGTCAGTCATATATGATGCGTGCGTATACCAGACAACCGATTATTCTAATGGACACATGTTTCTTGTCACGACTCACGAGTCTTCGTAGGATACGGTTCAACACCACGTGATTTCTTGATGTGACTGACATTTTGATGTAAGTtgtaaaaatatacatatcacATGATTCTTCCGTTCTCGtgcatataaataaaaatattatattagttaaacatctaatttttgatatataatatcttgtcggtttgattattatttagactagagattttttccgtgtttcgcgcggattgtgtcttataaatttattttataatattatttgtcggtttatttcttttacattaatttttttttccaatgttagtttttcttaatttaaatttatatgtttataatttttcatttttctggttgtagatggagaattatattttttattgatggtttttgtatgtgacataaattttttgaaattttaaaataatgttatatatagtaggattaacacattaaagaagagaaacatatttaggcacattttacacaggttttatatacataattttaaacattatatatgtatatattataagtttgaaacatgtaaatgctttctaaagttaaatacttgttctgagtttacaaaacttatcgaaagttttatcttttttttttaatttaaatcacaaaaaaagtcaacactgaaaatttacatgaatcagataacaacagttttataaacaactcgataaaatttgaccgagccaaagattttcacacaatatgttctttcttcttcaaattgcgaagagcctataggcacaagaaaaaaaaacataatttttgttttcacttatataacactttttccctttacacacggaatttattacactgctataagcaattgagaactctattcatataagattcacatctatgcat comes from the Brassica rapa cultivar Chiifu-401-42 chromosome A01, CAAS_Brap_v3.01, whole genome shotgun sequence genome and includes:
- the LOC103845951 gene encoding myosin-binding protein 7; amino-acid sequence: MESRDLIQCCDCGCHHSSPRSNNNQFSNNPKVHIENECELLRQTVTSQQQSIQDLYDELEKERNAASSAADESMNVMQRLQHDKAELQMELRQYKVYAGEKMEHDLQEILALEEVVSQREQTILALECEAQGYKHRMMSYGITEGEANGDMSLVDAYDYDYEYPSLKCNINENQDSLGADVYVADDENYPPADSPRGRVHLRSLDQRISQIETNPSLDGGFRVASEKDDVFVESENYKHVSYTENDDNAKGGGDSLDIGDEMSDRVYTIDSGHHGGVTEQKVEVGNVEQVEHGDPDITKLYMRLQALEADRESMKEALLSMRTEKAQMVLLKELAQHLSKEVVPQRRLPLRKTSADGTLAFTPVFKWITSFVSWRRKARQSKYMYGMSTNSMGLQMVLEKVPRSRNWRCLRSTQV